The following nucleotide sequence is from Zonotrichia leucophrys gambelii isolate GWCS_2022_RI unplaced genomic scaffold, RI_Zleu_2.0 Scaffold_99_161681, whole genome shotgun sequence.
TTcagggcaggttttggggtggttttagggcagtttttggggtattttcagggtattttagggcaggttttggggtatttcagGGCAGTTTTTGGGTAGGTTTTagggcaggttttggggtggttttaggggtattttgggggtatttttggggtgttttaggggtattttgggggtaattttggggtggttttagggGTATTTTTGCGGAGGTTTtagggcagttttggggtatttcagggcaggttttggggtggttttagggcagtttttggggtactttgggggtatttttggggttggttttagggcagtttttggggtatttcagggcagtttttggggtgatttcagggTGTTTTGGTCTCTCACCACTGCCCGAGGCGCTGACCGTGGTCTCAGGGGTATAGGGGGTAtttcagggtggattttggggtattttcaggGTATTTCAGGGCAGTTTTTGGGTAGGTTTtagggcagtttttggggtatttcagggcagtttttggggtgattttggggtgttttggtcTCTCACCGCTGCCCGAGGCGCTGACCGTGGTCTCAGGGGTTATGGGGGTAtttcagggtggattttggggtattttcaggGTATTTCAGGGCAGTTTTTGGGTAGGTTTTAGGGCAGTTTTTGGGTAGGTTTTAGGGGTATTtcagggcagtttttggggtgatttgggggtgattttggtgtCTCACCGCTGCCCGGGGCGCTGACCGTGGTCTCGGGCCCGAAGTCGCCGTAGCCGCCCTCGGAGCGGGCCCGGACCCGCACCCCGTAGAGGCCCCCCCGGCGCAGCCCCCCCAGCTCCGCCCGCGGCCGCGGCACCGTCACAAACTGGgggggcccctccccgccccccaCCTgcgaaaaacccaaaaacagccaaaataaacccaaaaccacctccaaaaagacccccccaaaacacccaaaaaataccccaaaaatagcccaaaataaacccccaaacacccccaaaataaacccccaaacacccaaaataaaccccaaaaatagcccaaaacacaccccaaacacccccaaaataaacccccaaacaccccccaaataaacccccaaacacccaaaataaaccccaaaaatagcccaaaacacaccccaaaacacccccaaaataacctccccaaacacccaaaaaataatccaaaatataccccaaaataaaccccaaaacacccccaaaaataccccaaaataaacccacaaacacccaaaaaacaacccaaaatataccccaaaataaatcccaaaaccaccccaaaaataccccaaaataaaccacaaaaacaacccccctaaacatcccaaaaaaaaccccaaataagcctcccaaacaccccaaaaaaaccctcaaaaaaaacccaaatccacccaaaataaaacccccaaatccccccaaaaccccccgcCCACCTTCTCGTAAACCTTCACCTCCCTAAAatcccctaaaaaccccaaaatcccccaatttcccccaaaacccccgcCCACCTTCTCGTAGACCTTCAcctcctaaaaaccccaaaatcccccaatttccccccaaaacccccgcCCACCTTCTCGTAGACCTTCACCTCCCAGTCCAGCACGGGGGGCGCCGGGGgggggctgggccaggccagggtgacccccccgggccccccccccacccGCACCACGTCCGACACGGGCGGCGGCACTGCGGGAAACCGCGCATTTCGGGtcattttgggggattttgggttattttgggggatttttggggtgatttggggggtcccagatGGAGTTTGGGGGGTccggggaggtttggggtgacTGGGGGGAATTtaggggagatttgggggggatttgggggtcctgagtgggtttttggggtggttttggggagctTAGGGTGATTTTTGCGGTAAGTTTGGGTGGTTTTAGGCTGGTTTGCGGTGAGTTTGGGTGATTTGGGAGAAggttggggtatttttggggtgattttcactgtttttggggtgtttttggggtgttttcgCTCTCTCACCGTCAGCCCCGGCCGTCACGTTGATCTCGGCcgcggggggctcggggggcggCGACCCCGGGGCCGTGACCCCGCTGCGGGCAGTGACCCGGAAGCTGTAGGTGACCCCCGGCCGCAGCCCGGCCACGCTCACCGATTGGCCGCGCAGCCCGCGCGGGTCGGGGGGCGGCGCCCAGGCCACGCCCCCGCAGGGCCCGCacgcggggggcggggcctggccGCGGGGGGCGGGGCAGGCGCGGCACGTCACGTGGTACCGCAGGTCCGCACGCTCCGCCCCCGCGCGGGGGGGGCTccaggacagacggacaccGGAGCCGTTCACGTGGGCCTGGAGGGCTCGGGGGGCCGAGGGGGGCGCTGTGGGGCACAATGGGGGGGTCAGGAggccctgggacccccccgAGGAGAAACCCCCCAGGAACCCTCAAATACCCTCTGAGACCCCAAACCGCCCCGGACAGACGGACACCGGAGCGTTCACGTGGGCCTGGAGGGCTCGGGGGCCGAGGGGGCGCTGTGGGCACAATGGGGGGGGTCAGGGGAGAAAgccccccaggaacccccaaacccacccaaaacgCCCtgaatcccccccaaatccccccggtCCCATCACCAGAGCAGGGGTCCGGGGGTCCCTCCCCGTTGCCCCGGTAGAACCCCCCCaagacaccccaaatcccccaaatctccccaattTCGGTACCGGAGCATCGTCCCGCGGGTCGCTCCCCGTTGGCCTGATAGAATCCCCCAAAACATCCCGAATCCCCCCGAAATGCCCCAAAACGCCCCCATTACCGGAGCACGGTTCCGCGGGTCCCTCCCCGTGGCCCCGGTAGGAGCCCGGCCGGCAGCGGCACCCGGCGGCCCCGGGGGAGGGGGCTTCGCTCTGGGGGGGGCAGGGCCGGCACCGACCCCCGCCCGGCTCCGCCTTGAACGTCTGGGggggacacgctggggacacacagagagagaggggggCGTCAGTGGGGATGGCCAGAGACCCCCAAACGGCATAAAACACACCAAAACACTCCAAAACGCCCTAAAAACTCCCTGAAACAccctaaaataccccaaaaaagcccctaAAATACGCTATAACATACCAAACACACCAAAAGCACCCTAAACCACgccaaaacacccaaaaaaccctacAAGACACCGAAACACCTTGAAACACCCCCCCACACCCCTAAACCGCtgcaaaaacacagcaaaaccacagcaaaaacaCCCTAAACCACctcaaaacaccaaaaaccccacagagacTCCCCAACGacctaaaacaccccaaacaccaccccataaaaaacccaaattccacATAAATCACCCCAAACTCACGCCGACACCCCAGGCCCTCACTGGGCTCCATCCCGatcccacagacacagcccagggcgGGCGGCTCGGCCTAGCACCCATcccacaccccaaatccatctcaaacaccccaaacaccccaaaaccaccataaatcaccccaaacaccccataAATCACCCAAATTCCCCCTAAATCACCCCAAACTCACGCCGACACCCCATTCCCTCACTGGgctccatcccaatcccacacacacagcccagggcgGGCGGCTCGGCCCAGcacccatcccacagcccaaaTCCacctaaaacaccccaaacaccccaaaaccaccataaatcaccccaaacaccccataaaaaaccccaaatccccataaATCACCCCAAACTCACGCCGACACCCCGTGCCTTCACTGGgctccatcccaatcccacacACGCATCCCAGCGCCGGGGGCTCGGCCCACTGCCCGTCCTCACGGCAGTACATCAGCGGCGTGCCCTCAGCGGCCATCccacaccccaaacaccccataaatcacccaaaatccccctaaatCACCCCAAACTCACGCCGACACCCCGTTCCCTCGCTGGGCTCCATCCCGATCCCGCACACGCAGCCCAGGGCCGGGGGCTCGGCCCACTGCCCGTCCTCGCGGCAGTACATCAGCGGCGTGCCCTCGGCGGCGGGCACGGCGCCCGGCACGCACTCGCCGGGCACGGGCGCCACCAGCTCGGCGGGCACGGTGCCGGGGAAGCGGGCGAGGCGCGCGGTGGCGGCGGGGCAGCGGCGGAAGAAGAGGCGCACCGAGAGCAGCGCCATGCAGGCGCCCAGGTCCTGGAAGGCCAGGTAGAAGCCGGCGCGGCGCAGCGGGCCCAGCCGCAGCACCTTGCGGTTGACGCGGCCCCGGGGCCCGCCCGGCCGCGCCAGGTGCTCGGCCGCCACCGTGTCCACCTTCACGTAGGGGTTCTCCATCCAGGGCGGCGACGTGGCCGTGGCCGTGTCGGCGTCCGACTCGTGGTAGAACACCGAGAACGTCTCCTTGCACGTGCGGGGggcgctgcggcggcggcgggcggggcccggcgggtGGAACGGGTGCAGATTGAGGGGTTCGGGGTGGTTTCCATGGAGAtcgaggggtttggggtggtttccATGGAGATCGAGGGGTTCGGGGTCGTTTCCATGGAGATCGAGGGGTTCGGGGTTGTTTCCATGGAGATCAATAGGTTTTGGGTCCTTTCCCTGGACATCAAGGGGTTCAGGGTGGTGTCCATGGAGACCAACATGTTTTGGGTCATTTCCATGGAGATCGAGGGGTTcggggtggttgccatggataTTGAGGGGTTTAGGGTCCTTTCCCTTGAGATCAACAGTTTTGGTGTCACTTCCACGGAGATTGATGGGTTTTGGGTAATTTTCATGAAGACTGAGGTGTTTGGGGTTGTTGCCATGGAGATCGAGGTTGCCAAGGGGATGCCCGGGGGcgtgtccaggtgtgtccccaggtgtgtctggagctgccccagctgtcccctgtgtcctgggcaggttgtccctgtccctgtccctgtcaatgtcctgtgtccccaatgtccccggtgtcccctgtccctcctgccgGCTGTCgctgtcccgtgtcccccccaggcTGTCACTgtcgctgtccctgtccctgtcagtgtcctgtgtccccaatgtccccggtgtcccctgtccctccagccGGCTGTCgctgtcccgtgtcccccccaggcTGTCACTGTCGCTGTCCCTGTCCGGTAtcccccgcgccgcccgcgtCCTGCCCGGTGTCCCCGGTCCCCCCGGTGCCGCCCCGAGGCTGTCGCAGGCCATGACGGTGAACCGGATCTCGGCCATCACGGTGGTGGCGGCGCCGCGGGGCACCCAGCGCGACCGGAGCCAGCTGTTCTGGGCggggctccagctgtgctgggcgGGGCTCCGGCCCCGCGCGGGGGCGTGGTCGCgctcggccccgcccccgccccgccccgagCACACCTCGAAGGTGCGAACGGCCCCGCCCAGCTCCGCATCCAGCGCGCTCAGCTCCTCCCACTGccggacggacggacggacggacagacagggggacacgggggggacagagggacgggGGGGACAGACGGTGAGCGGTGCTGGTGACCTcctgtccccccaatgtccccaatgtccccaggtgtgtcccaggtgtgtcacctgtccctccccaggcgGATGCACCGTCCAGCGCAGgtcgctgtccccagcccaatgtccccaggtgtgtctcaggtgtgtccccaatgtccccaggggtgtccccaatgtcccaggtgtgtcacctgtccctccccaggcgGATGCACCGTCCAGCGCAGGTCGCTCGTCTCCAGCCTCGTGTCCAGCAGCGTCtctggggggcacagaggggatcAGAACCctcaaatatccccaaaaaaaccccccagatcCGCCCAAAAAGACCCCGAAATCACCTCCGAAACCCtcaaatatcccccaaaaaaaaacccagatccGCCCAAAAAGACCCCGAAATCACCTCCGAAACCCTCAAAtatcccacccaaaaccccaagcatctccaaaaaaccccaaatatcccctGAAACCCCCAAATGTCCCGCTAGAAACCCCAAATATCTGCCGAAAACGCCAAATATCCCCCCGAAAATGCCAAataccccccccaaaaccccaaatccacctcaaaTACCCTCCCGCATAACCCCAAATATCtcccaaaaacctcaaatatCCCCCCAGAAACCCTAAATTCCATTCCAGGaaccccaaatgtcccccccAAAACCGCAAAtccccccccagagcccccaaatGTCAGGACCCTTCCCTATTACAGGGGTATCTGAACCCCTCAAAGGGGCCCGGGGGTCCCTAaacccccccccagccccaaatccccaaatccgggggtcccaggggattttgggggtccctggggggtttgggggtccctggggggggCACTCACCCTCCTCCGCCAGCCCCAGCGGGACCCAGAGCCACAACAGCCACAGCCCCATGGCGGGGatgggggtccccaaatccgGGCGGGGGTCCCGAAATCCGAGGGGGTCCCAAAAATCCAGAGGAGGATCCAAAAAATCCgaggaaatcccaaaatccGGGGAGGGAAGGGAGTTCCCAAAAATCCAGAGGAAATCTCAAAATCCAGGGGGAGTCCCAAAAATCCACAGGGGGGTCAGAAAATCCAGGGGGgtccccccaaatccagggggTCCCAAATGCAGAGGGGGATCGTAAAAATCCGAGGAAATCACAAAATCCAGAGGGGATCCGAAAATCCAGGGggtcccaaaaaaaaatctcaggtgGTCCCCAAAATCCGAGAGGGTCAGAAAATCcaggggggtccccaaaatctgggggagATCCGAAATCCAGGCAGGCGTCCCAAAAATCCAGAGGAGGATCCAAAAAATCCCgaggaaatcccaaatccagggggGTCCCAAAAACCTTTTGGAAAGACCCCAAAAACTCCTTTGGAGGgggtccccaaaaaatccctgagGGTCCCAAAAACTCCCTGAGGGTCCCAAAAACTTCTTGgggtccccaaaaaatccacgaggaccccaaaaatccggGAGAGATCCCAAAAACCCAGAGGAGGATCCCAAAACAATCCgaagaaatcccaaatccagggggTCCCGAAACCTTTTGGAAGGACCCCAAAAACTCCGGGCTGTTCCCCAAATTCCCCGCGGGGGTCCCAGCCCCGGTTCGGGGGTCCCTTCTCCTCCGGGGGGGTCCCGGCCGCCCCCCCCGCgcggtttttgggggtcccggcgCCGTTTTTGGGGCGATTCGGGCTCGTttggggcgggcggggccgcccctgcccctcccccctcccccgcgACCCCTGCgacccccgggggggggggaggggcggggtccCCCCCCACAGGAAAGGagcccccccccaaaccccccccacaGGAAAGGAGCCTTTGTTCGGGGCTTCccgggagggactgggaggaactgggagggactgggagggactgggatggactggggggtGAAACTGGGGGCCCAAaatggaactgggagggactgggatggactgggaggtgAAAGTGGGGGCTAAAATGGAAGTGGGAGGGACTGAGGGGGGAAACTGGGGGCCCAAaatggaactgggagggactgggatggactgggatggactgaggGGGGAAACTGGGGGGCTGAaatggaactgggagggactgggagggactggggggtgAAACTGGGGGGCTGAAATGGAACTGGGAGGTGAAACTGGGGGGCTGAaatggaactgggagggactgggatggactgggagggactgggagggactggggggtgAAACTGGGGGCCCAAaatggaactgggatggactgaggGGGGAAACTGGGGGGCTAAAATGGAAATAGTATGGACTGGGGGGAAACTGGGGGGGAAACTGGGGGGCCTAAaatggaactgggagggactggggggcactgggagggatttAGGGCACACTGGGGGTCGATTTATGACCTATTTTTGACCAGTACAGACCGGTACAAACTGGAACGGGCCTGCATGGGCCTGTTCAGACCAGTATGAGACCAGTACAAACTAGTACAAACCGGAAAGGGCCTGCACAGACCAGtaaaaccagtacagaccagtacagGCCTGCATGGGCCTGCAcagaccagtacaaaccagtacagaccagtaccCAATGTCACCAATCCCTGTGAGCATTCTTATGGTTTTGGAGGGGCATTAGGGCCTTACTGGGAGTACTGGAGTGATACTGGGGGGTACTGGGAACACTGGAGAGCGCTGGGGTGATACcgggagggcactgggagagcaCTGGCGTCACTGGGGtgatactgggagcactgggagggtaCTGGGAGCACCGGGgggggcactggcagcactgagGCTAtagtgggagcactgggagggcactgagGTCACTGGGGtgatactgggagcactggggtgttactgggagggcactggagctatactgggagcactgggaaggcaCTGAAGGGGGCACGGGCAAAATGGCGGCGCCCGTGGCGGCCTCAGAGCCGCTCTGCGCCTGCGCGGAGCTCGCCGACGCAAAATGGCGGCCGCCCCGTCACGTGACGCGCGCGGAGAAGATGGCGGGGCCCGGGGAGGGCGGGGCCTTCCCGCGCGCGGGAGCGGCGTCCAATGGGAAGGCGGCGGGTGCGCAGGCGCAGTCGGCGaggagccatttcccccccTCAGGGACCATAGAGAGGAGCGCGGGCGGAGCGGCCCCCGCTACCATAGAGAGGAGCGCGGCCCCGACCGCTCCAGCGGCTCCCGGGAGGGCCTTGAGCTCCGCCTGGGGCCCCGACGGTTCCTTCGCACCGGAACAGCCCCGGGTGAGGCTCCTGCGGGCGCGGGGCAGCCCCAGAGGCGGCTCCGTTCTCCCCCCGCCTCCACTCCCCTCGTTCCGCCGGCGCCATttcggcggcggcggcgccgcgcgACGTCACTTCCGGCGGAAGCGGCGCGGGCCGGAAGCGAGCGGGCGGCGAGCGGCGcgcgcggggccgggagcgcgCGGGCAGGTCCGGGGGGTCCCCGCGTGACGTCACGGAGAGGGGCAGTGACGTCATAGAGGGGGTGCGATGGGGGGGGAGTCCCCAGGCTCGGGGGTCGGGGGTCTGGGGGAGGCCGCAAAGCATCACGGGAGGGAGCCGTGAGGGCCTGGGGGGGTCCAGGTGGTCACTCTGGGGGTCTCAGTGACCCttgtggtgtccccatgtccccccagcATGGGTGACAGTGACGACGAGTACCGGGTGGTCACTGTAGGGGCGTCTCAGTGCCCAGTGACCCCCTGGCGACAGAGCGGCCACTGCGGGCGGCAGTGAGCCCTCGGTGAGCCCTCGGTGTCCCCCCAGGCCAGCCATGGGTGACAGTGACGATGAGTACGACAGGCGGCGCAGGGACAAATTCCGGCGGGAGCGGAGCGACTACGAACGGTCCAGAGAGAGGGACGAGAGGAGGAGGGACGACTGGAGTGACCGGTGAGGGGAccgggggcactgggagggactggagtgACCGGTGAGGGGAccgggggcactgggagggactggagtgACCGGTGAGGGGACCGGGGGCACTGGGGAGCGGCCCTGGGGGAATGAGAGGGACCGGGAGCTCCCTGGTTCCCGGTTTGAGGGTTCCTGGAGGGTTCCTGGTGCCCAGTTTGCCCCAGTTTAACCCAGTTTGCCCCAGTTTAACCCAGTTTATTTGCAGGGAttgggagcggggccgggagcgccgCAGCCGCGATTACCGGGACTACGACCGCACCCGGCGGGAGCGATTCTCCCCTCCCCGGCACGAGCTGAGCCCGCCGCAGAAACGGCTGAGAAGGGACTGGTGAGAGACTCCCAAAATAGCccagattcaccccaaaattatcccagATACAGCTGAAATACACCCCAGGAACAGCTGCGGAGGGATTGgtgagagacccccaaaacagcccaaattcaccccaaaatcatcctaAATATATCCTAAAACTGCTCCAGAAACGGCCGCAGAGGGATTGgtgagagacccccaaaacagcccaaattcaccccaaaattacccctgAGCGACCACTGACCACTCTCAAGTGACCAGAGTCccctctgtggctgcagggatgacccctgagtgtccccataGTGTTCACTCTGGCCGCAGGGAtgacccctgtgtgacccctgac
It contains:
- the EPHB4 gene encoding ephrin type-B receptor 4; translated protein: MAEIRFTVMACDSLGAAPGGPGTPGRTRAARGIPDRDSDSDSLGGTRDSDSRLEGQGTPGTLGTQDTDRDRDSDSDSLGGTRDSDSRQEGQGTPGTLGTQDIDRDRDRDNLPRTQGTAGAAPDTPGDTPGHAPGHPLGNLDLHGNNPKHLSLHENYPKPINLRGSDTKTVDLKGKDPKPLNIHGNHPEPLDLHGNDPKHVGLHGHHPEPLDVQGKDPKPIDLHGNNPEPLDLHGNDPEPLDLHGNHPKPLDLHGNHPEPLNLHPFHPPGPARRRRSAPRTCKETFSVFYHESDADTATATSPPWMENPYVKVDTVAAEHLARPGGPRGRVNRKVLRLGPLRRAGFYLAFQDLGACMALLSVRLFFRRCPAATARLARFPGTVPAELVAPVPGECVPGAVPAAEGTPLMYCREDGQWAEPPALGCVCGIGMEPSEGTGCRPCPPQTFKAEPGGGRCRPCPPQSEAPSPGAAGCRCRPGSYRGHGEGPAEPCSAPPSAPRALQAHVNGSGVRLSWSPPRAGAERADLRYHVTCRACPAPRGQAPPPACGPCGGVAWAPPPDPRGLRGQSVSVAGLRPGVTYSFRVTARSGVTAPGSPPPEPPAAEINVTAGADVPPPVSDVVRVGGGPGGVTLAWPSPPPAPPVLDWEVKVYEKVGGGEGPPQFVTVPRPRAELGGLRRGGLYGVRVRARSEGGYGDFGPETTVSAPGSEGARAGPGGVVAGAAALGGLLVLALLGGALLALRRWRLRAEKQRREPNPGGAGGKLYIDPLTYEDPEVALRDFAQEIDVTCVTIEEVIGAGEFGEVWRGRLSLPGQPEAEVAVKTLKGGAGERQRREFLREAARMAQFLHPNVLRLRGVVSAGSPAMIVTEFLLHGALDAFLRGREGTLSPLQLVAMLRGIAAGMRYLAEAGFVHRDLAARNILVDAHLVCKVSDFGLSRALDGDRDNDPTYTSSLGGKIPIRWTAPEAIAFRTFTSASDAWSYGIVMWEVLSFGERPYWDMSNQDVINAIEQDYRLPPPPRCPPALHRLMLQCWQRERHARPTFPHLVRALDRLIRHPQSLRSPSPSCLEPAPPKAEPTPTPPSGGHLEPLGVTGLELLPHLSREDLLRMGVTLPGQQSPPKGDPQC